The Aureispira anguillae genome contains a region encoding:
- a CDS encoding tetratricopeptide repeat-containing sensor histidine kinase yields the protein MKLYFSIALFLFFSTVCFAQEYYTELEGRLTGNPSDTVVKTTYNELISLAWSKGDWAKAKAYAHKFQNFCEKTEGTNELILSWTYLGYTYQKMNLMDSAAVFFENGVAVVDSLKFEGFSVARLYDYVAFFYKRKNVTDSMNLFKDRILNLPCQYFTDATAKMNAYSFINYKKEHKETYKILHDALACSKTLERFKESCSVLNLLARYSVFLHDYELGIDYTEQALMINQQLKDTVSILDSYNTLGNMYLELGENEIALEWYKKAIFISESAISHQYNIKINWSLATSYSNLAMAYKKVEKYDSAYIYIQKAINFRTYNDMNRARAIYSMADIMMEIGEDPQTALDSILVAEKIIVKIGSTDTKYLRYYSSIQILKGRAYRKLGQLTHAERSLLNGEKVIKEIEYKVDLYRELAQLYVDKENYKKAYQYQLLVEEWDNKLKSKERQDVILRFDVKYESEKLKRKNLELEKNNELQQQELVFNTQLNTRNRYIILGLILLILLLIGIGTLIYRQKNLQTQFKIMKLEQKALKAQINPHFFFNVLNSLQGTILSEEPMVAYKYHTKFTKLMRLILMQSDQEGIALSEEIEALRLYLELEQLRTGAAFDFEIINDLEEGSKVIVPSMLLQPFVENAIWHGVMNREEGEEKKIIIRIKGKGERIVCEIEDTGVGRKQAELIKQQKTNKHKSMGMKVTQNRLELFQLRYKMPLNFGIQDVLDPQGKIFGTKVKVEIPTI from the coding sequence ATGAAATTGTACTTCTCTATAGCCCTGTTTTTGTTTTTTAGTACCGTTTGTTTTGCTCAAGAATATTACACTGAATTAGAAGGAAGACTGACTGGTAATCCTTCAGATACAGTGGTAAAAACAACTTATAATGAGCTAATTTCCCTTGCATGGAGTAAGGGAGATTGGGCAAAAGCAAAAGCATATGCTCATAAATTCCAAAATTTTTGCGAAAAAACAGAAGGTACTAACGAACTGATTCTAAGTTGGACTTATCTGGGGTATACCTATCAGAAAATGAATTTGATGGATTCCGCAGCAGTGTTTTTTGAGAACGGAGTGGCTGTTGTTGACAGCTTAAAATTTGAAGGATTTAGTGTTGCTCGATTGTATGATTATGTTGCTTTTTTTTATAAAAGGAAGAATGTAACAGATTCCATGAATTTGTTTAAAGATAGAATATTGAATCTCCCTTGTCAGTATTTTACCGATGCTACCGCTAAAATGAATGCTTATTCATTTATCAATTATAAAAAAGAACATAAAGAAACCTACAAAATTCTACATGATGCCTTAGCATGTTCAAAAACACTTGAGCGTTTCAAGGAGAGTTGCTCGGTTTTAAATTTACTGGCTCGATATTCCGTATTTCTGCATGATTATGAGTTAGGAATTGATTATACAGAGCAAGCTTTAATGATAAATCAGCAATTAAAAGATACCGTTTCTATTTTAGATAGTTATAATACGTTAGGAAATATGTATCTTGAATTGGGGGAGAATGAGATTGCATTAGAGTGGTATAAAAAAGCGATCTTTATTAGCGAAAGCGCAATTTCGCATCAATATAATATCAAAATTAATTGGTCATTAGCGACAAGCTATTCCAATTTAGCGATGGCATATAAGAAAGTAGAAAAATATGATAGTGCTTATATATACATCCAAAAAGCAATAAATTTTCGTACGTATAATGATATGAATCGTGCTCGTGCTATTTATTCTATGGCTGATATTATGATGGAAATAGGAGAAGATCCACAGACAGCTTTAGATTCTATTTTGGTTGCAGAAAAAATTATTGTAAAGATAGGTTCTACTGACACTAAATACCTTCGTTATTATTCTTCTATACAAATATTGAAGGGAAGAGCCTATAGAAAATTGGGGCAACTTACCCATGCAGAGCGTTCTCTTTTAAATGGAGAGAAAGTGATCAAAGAAATAGAGTACAAAGTGGATCTTTATCGAGAATTAGCACAGTTGTATGTCGATAAGGAGAACTATAAAAAAGCTTACCAATATCAACTATTGGTAGAAGAATGGGACAATAAACTAAAATCTAAGGAAAGGCAAGATGTTATCTTGCGTTTTGACGTCAAATACGAATCGGAAAAACTAAAACGAAAAAATTTAGAATTAGAAAAAAACAACGAATTACAGCAACAAGAACTTGTGTTTAATACTCAGTTGAATACACGCAATCGTTATATTATATTGGGGCTAATCTTGCTGATTTTATTGTTAATTGGGATTGGAACCTTAATTTATCGACAAAAGAATCTCCAAACACAATTTAAGATTATGAAATTGGAGCAAAAGGCACTAAAAGCGCAAATTAATCCTCACTTTTTCTTTAATGTTCTGAATTCGCTGCAAGGCACAATCTTATCAGAAGAACCCATGGTGGCGTATAAATACCATACGAAGTTTACCAAACTAATGCGGCTAATTTTGATGCAATCTGATCAAGAAGGCATTGCGCTAAGTGAAGAAATAGAAGCCTTGCGCCTGTACCTAGAATTGGAGCAATTGAGAACAGGTGCAGCCTTTGATTTTGAAATCATCAATGATCTGGAAGAGGGCAGTAAAGTCATTGTGCCGAGTATGTTGTTGCAGCCTTTTGTGGAAAATGCCATCTGGCATGGCGTAATGAATCGAGAAGAGGGAGAGGAGAAAAAAATAATAATCCGTATTAAAGGCAAAGGGGAACGCATCGTCTGTGAAATAGAAGATACAGGGGTTGGTCGAAAACAGGCTGAGTTAATCAAACAACAAAAAACCAACAAACATAAATCAATGGGCATGAAAGTAACCCAAAATAGATTGGAGTTATTTCAACTGCGTTATAAAATGCCCCTGAATTTTGGAATTCAGGATGTACTCGATCCCCAAGGCAAAATTTTTGGCACCAAAGTAAAAGTAGAAATTCCTACCATCTAA
- a CDS encoding tetratricopeptide repeat protein, protein MLEEKLQNAPKDSIAELHFLIAKEALFGIPKLDKVSSHANQLYVLSKEVQDKRGMARSMDLMAEVALRKGDLNKVVECAQQLDTLARVLKDSQTLSKSFDFLADVFLNQGKVKEATQQYYKILNLLLPQKNYEYIGYYYFKIAMIFVQTQQLDSAEVYYNKIYDLPCQGTLGIKTKENAAITKIHQNNYIAALKFAQKALACARDIEDTRHEIEVLNLIGKLLSTIGNYEEAMPYLVEALNKNIKSVDSLNIGLSYVALAMVNQKLENYPTAIEQFNLGIEIGKKIFKDPKTYLGEDLGTWYGNLGALYQKMNKTDSALLYYNKSTDWLYQKQDQHGIASTLSQVASLLVEQMGAYNRGLDSLDRAEAFIDLNENSGPVLFAIYITKGHAYEGLNKNAQALTYFQKAEALAKKLQSNVELEAIYKAMADFYSQQKNYKEAYAYQVLANAIHEKYLSEEKQMEMVSLQIKYESEKLKRENLELEKNNELQQQELAFNAQLNTRNRYIILGLILLILLLIGIGTLIYRQKNLQTEFKIMRLEQKALKAQINPHFFFNVLNSLQGTILSEEPMVAYKYHTKFTKLMRLILMQSDQEGIALNEEIEALRLYLELEQLRTGAAFDFEIVNDLEGDDKAIVPSMLLQPFVENAIWHGVMNREEGEEKKIIIRIKGKGERIVCEIEDTGVGRKQAELIKQQKSNKHESMGMKVTQNRLELFQLRYKMPLNFGIQDVLDPQGKIFGTKVKVEIPTI, encoded by the coding sequence GTGTTAGAAGAAAAACTTCAAAACGCTCCTAAAGACAGTATCGCTGAACTTCATTTTTTAATTGCAAAAGAAGCGTTATTTGGTATTCCAAAGTTGGATAAGGTAAGCAGCCATGCCAATCAATTATATGTGTTGTCTAAGGAAGTTCAAGATAAGAGAGGAATGGCACGAAGCATGGATCTTATGGCTGAGGTTGCTTTAAGAAAGGGGGATTTAAATAAAGTAGTAGAATGCGCCCAACAGCTTGATACATTGGCAAGAGTGTTGAAGGATAGTCAAACACTTTCCAAAAGTTTTGATTTTCTGGCAGATGTCTTTTTGAATCAGGGTAAGGTAAAAGAAGCTACACAGCAATATTACAAAATATTAAACCTACTGTTGCCACAAAAAAATTATGAATACATTGGGTATTATTACTTCAAAATTGCCATGATTTTTGTCCAAACCCAGCAATTGGATTCCGCAGAAGTTTATTATAATAAAATTTATGACTTACCCTGTCAAGGAACGTTAGGAATCAAGACAAAAGAAAATGCAGCCATTACTAAGATCCACCAAAATAATTATATTGCAGCACTAAAATTTGCTCAAAAAGCTTTGGCTTGTGCTAGAGATATAGAAGATACAAGGCATGAAATAGAGGTACTTAATCTCATTGGTAAACTGCTGTCTACCATTGGCAATTATGAGGAGGCTATGCCTTATTTGGTAGAGGCATTAAATAAGAACATCAAAAGTGTAGACAGTTTAAATATTGGACTATCTTATGTTGCTTTAGCGATGGTAAATCAAAAATTAGAGAACTATCCAACAGCGATCGAACAATTTAACCTTGGAATAGAAATTGGGAAAAAGATATTTAAAGATCCTAAGACCTATCTAGGAGAAGATTTGGGAACTTGGTATGGTAATTTAGGTGCACTATATCAGAAGATGAACAAAACAGATAGTGCGCTTTTGTATTATAATAAATCGACAGATTGGTTATATCAAAAACAAGATCAACATGGAATCGCTTCAACACTTTCTCAAGTGGCTTCTTTGTTGGTAGAACAAATGGGAGCCTACAATAGAGGATTGGATTCTTTAGATAGAGCAGAAGCCTTTATAGACCTTAACGAAAATAGCGGACCTGTTTTATTTGCCATTTATATAACCAAAGGGCATGCTTATGAAGGACTGAATAAAAATGCTCAAGCATTGACTTATTTTCAGAAAGCGGAGGCCTTGGCAAAAAAATTGCAAAGTAATGTAGAGCTTGAAGCCATCTACAAAGCAATGGCCGATTTTTATAGCCAACAAAAAAACTATAAAGAGGCTTATGCCTATCAGGTATTAGCCAATGCCATCCATGAAAAATATCTCTCTGAGGAAAAACAAATGGAAATGGTAAGTTTACAGATCAAATACGAATCGGAAAAATTAAAACGAGAAAATTTAGAATTAGAAAAAAACAACGAATTGCAGCAACAAGAACTTGCGTTTAATGCTCAGTTGAATACACGCAATCGTTATATTATATTGGGGCTAATCTTGCTTATTTTATTGTTAATTGGGATTGGAACCTTAATTTATCGACAAAAAAATCTCCAAACAGAATTTAAGATTATGAGATTGGAGCAAAAGGCACTAAAAGCGCAAATTAATCCTCACTTTTTCTTTAATGTTCTGAATTCGCTGCAAGGGACAATCTTATCAGAAGAACCCATGGTGGCGTATAAATACCATACGAAGTTTACCAAACTAATGCGGCTAATTTTGATGCAATCTGATCAAGAAGGCATTGCGCTAAATGAAGAAATAGAAGCCTTGCGCTTGTATCTAGAATTGGAGCAATTGAGAACAGGAGCAGCCTTTGATTTTGAGATTGTCAATGATTTGGAAGGAGATGACAAAGCCATTGTACCAAGTATGTTGTTGCAGCCTTTTGTGGAGAATGCCATCTGGCATGGCGTAATGAATCGAGAAGAGGGAGAGGAGAAAAAAATAATAATCCGTATTAAGGGCAAAGGGGAACGCATTGTTTGTGAAATAGAGGACACAGGGGTTGGCCGAAAACAGGCTGAGTTAATCAAACAACAAAAAAGCAACAAACATGAGTCAATGGGCATGAAAGTAACCCAAAATAGATTGGAGTTATTCCAACTGCGTTATAAAATGCCCCTGAATTTTGGAATTCAGGATGTACTCGACCCCCAAGGCAAAATTTTTGGCACCAAAGTAAAAGTAGAAATTCCTACCATCTAA
- a CDS encoding LytR/AlgR family response regulator transcription factor, which translates to MIKAVIIDDEPQARIVLKALLKEYIKGLKIVGEAASAKTGIKIIKENQVDLVFLDIEMPRMDGFGMLRQFDNINFDIVFTTAYSNYAINAIKFSALDYLLKPIDPDELKIAVERCKQRVNSKKAQAEGIYFLPDDFTNLQHQNSKIALPTTKGFRIIQVSDLFYCEAARNYTTFFLEDGQQIVVGRNLKYFNEKLAPFGFFRIHESYLINLSQLKNYEKGRGGQVTLINDVVLDVSRNRKSELLKLMSL; encoded by the coding sequence ATGATTAAAGCAGTAATTATAGACGATGAGCCACAGGCAAGAATTGTATTAAAGGCACTACTAAAAGAATACATAAAAGGATTAAAAATTGTTGGCGAGGCTGCTTCTGCCAAAACTGGAATTAAAATTATTAAAGAAAATCAAGTGGATTTGGTTTTCTTGGATATTGAAATGCCTCGTATGGATGGTTTTGGTATGCTGCGACAGTTTGATAACATTAACTTTGATATTGTATTCACAACTGCTTATAGCAATTATGCCATTAATGCGATTAAGTTTTCGGCGCTAGATTATTTGCTAAAACCAATTGATCCTGACGAACTAAAAATAGCGGTAGAGCGTTGCAAACAGAGAGTCAATAGCAAAAAAGCACAGGCAGAAGGAATTTATTTTTTGCCAGATGACTTTACAAACTTGCAACATCAAAATAGCAAAATAGCCCTGCCCACTACCAAAGGCTTTCGGATCATTCAAGTTTCTGACCTTTTCTACTGTGAAGCCGCTCGAAATTATACGACTTTCTTTTTGGAGGATGGACAACAAATTGTTGTTGGACGAAATCTAAAATATTTTAATGAAAAGCTCGCTCCTTTTGGCTTCTTTAGAATTCATGAGTCTTACCTAATTAATTTGTCACAACTCAAAAACTATGAAAAGGGGAGAGGGGGACAAGTTACCCTTATTAACGATGTTGTTTTAGATGTCTCTCGCAATAGAAAAAGTGAATTGTTAAAGTTAATGTCATTATAA
- a CDS encoding DUF6175 family protein has product MKYIGLITILLLSVNLLWGQAKKPTIMVVPSDAWCNERGYMITFDNQGTIVKVPDYKKAFQENADLLLAISKINGLMAERGFPLKNMESAIKTLEANSAEEAMLTSKTGAEASESPIDKLKKVAKADIIMQLTWTVNTTGPKKTLTFNLQGLDAYTDKQIATAAGTGTPSFSAEVPVLLEEAILDHMDNFTASLQDFFDDLFANGREVIVRVKVWDDWDEDLETEYGEDDEELADIIDSWMADNTVNGKFNTTDVTETMLLFEQVRMPLFYEKKGKQRAMDTRRFVKKLSKFLKGEPYNIPNKVVTKGLGRATIYLGGK; this is encoded by the coding sequence ATGAAATACATAGGATTAATAACAATACTCTTATTAAGTGTTAATCTACTTTGGGGACAAGCCAAAAAACCAACGATTATGGTTGTGCCAAGTGATGCTTGGTGCAATGAGCGGGGGTATATGATAACCTTTGATAACCAGGGAACTATTGTGAAGGTTCCTGACTATAAAAAAGCATTTCAAGAAAATGCAGATCTGTTATTGGCAATCAGTAAAATAAATGGCTTGATGGCAGAAAGAGGCTTTCCGCTCAAAAATATGGAGTCGGCGATCAAAACATTGGAAGCGAATAGCGCCGAAGAGGCAATGTTGACTTCCAAAACAGGGGCAGAAGCGAGTGAAAGCCCTATTGATAAGCTTAAAAAGGTAGCCAAAGCAGATATTATTATGCAATTGACTTGGACGGTAAATACAACAGGGCCTAAAAAAACACTCACTTTTAATTTGCAAGGATTAGATGCTTATACGGATAAACAAATTGCTACGGCTGCGGGGACGGGAACGCCTTCTTTTTCAGCAGAAGTGCCTGTTTTATTGGAAGAGGCAATTTTAGATCATATGGATAATTTTACAGCTTCTTTGCAAGACTTTTTTGATGATTTGTTTGCCAATGGTAGAGAGGTCATTGTTCGAGTTAAGGTTTGGGATGATTGGGACGAAGATTTGGAAACAGAATATGGGGAAGATGACGAAGAATTAGCGGACATTATTGATTCTTGGATGGCTGATAACACGGTTAATGGTAAATTTAACACCACAGATGTTACAGAAACCATGTTGTTGTTTGAGCAAGTTAGAATGCCTTTGTTTTATGAAAAAAAGGGCAAACAGAGAGCCATGGATACTAGGCGTTTTGTCAAAAAATTGAGCAAGTTCTTAAAAGGAGAACCCTATAATATCCCCAACAAAGTAGTAACGAAGGGATTGGGAAGGGCAACCATTTATTTAGGCGGTAAATAG